The Cherax quadricarinatus isolate ZL_2023a chromosome 85, ASM3850222v1, whole genome shotgun sequence genome segment GGAGACCTTGTATGAGATTGGGCTGAGACAGTGAGAAACATTAATAGATATATAATAGATATAGCTGATTCTTAATATTTACCTAATGTTAGAGATAATCTCGTTCAGGTGCATATAAATTGTTCATTAATGTACATTGTGACTCTTGATATATAGTACATTGTTTTtactaacaaaaaaatatttttccagTCACAAGATTCAGGTGGCAATAAGCTAAGTGATGATGGAGGAACAcctaaaattaaaattaaaaaagaaaagaaagataAATCTAAGAAAAAGAAAATTAACAATAAGGATggacacagtagtagtagttcaagcagtgatagtagtagtagtagtgaaagtgaTGATGAAAACTCATCTGACTcttccagtagtagtagcagcagcagtagtagtagtagtggtggtaatagtagtggtgacagtagtagcagcagcagcagtgatagtaaTTCATCAGAAAATGAGACTGAAAATGTTAAAGAAAAGAcaaggaaaaagaagaaaaaagtgaAAGTAAAAATTGAAACTATGGATCAAGATACAACAGAGCCAAATAAAGAAGCCATCGAAGAGGTAAAGATCATTTATGGTTTGTTTTTTAGtggttttcaaaaaaaaaatattattggaTATAAAGGCATACTGCCAATAGTACACAGTAAAAGGAATACAGAAGTGCAGGGCAAGCTTTTATTGTGGCAGTGTTTTGTTCTGCATAGAGTTTTATGTCATGTTTGGAAGTCATGTTTGACTCTTCCTAGTACTTTATCAGATAATTAACCTGAAATTCAGAGCTTTGCATAGAGTGAAACTTCATGATAAATATTTGTTCTGCACATGTTTTTTTCCAGTTTTAATTTACACTCATGAGAGCCTTACTTGTAGTGTCTGTGTTTTTAATATCTTGTTAGCTATCTCCAGCAAAGGTAGGGTGACCTAGATGACCATCCaactgcaacatctccacccctcccttCTGAGAGAGTTTGTAAAAAcataaaattaaaagtgaatacaggaaagagcgaAGTGATGAGGGTAATGAAAGCTTGGATATCAGATCGGAGGGCGGGAGTAGGGAGGAAATGAATGAGTTTGAATATTTGGGAATGGATTTGGcggcagatgggtctgtgaaagacgaAATGAACCATAGATTTGACAAGGGAAAAAGGGagaatggtgcactgaggagtctggagacaaagaacattatccatggaggcgaAAAAGGGAATGTATGTGAGTATAGTGGTAACCATCATTTTTACATTACAGAAAATATTTCACATTTTtaaattaggtagtaggttggtagacagcaaccacccagggaagtactaccgtcctgccagatgactgtgaaacagaaacctgtaactgttttgcatgatggtaggattgctggtttctttttctgtctcataaacacgctagataacagggatgtcttgctactcctacttacactttggtcacacttcacagacacgcacatgcatatatatatacatacatctaggtttttctcctttttctaaatagctcttgttcttctttatttcttctgttgtccatggggaagtggaaaagaatctttcctccgtaagccatgcgtgtcgtatgaggcgactaaaatgccgggagcaatgggctagtaaccccttctcctgtagacatttactaaaaaagagaagaagaaaaactttataaaactgggatgcttaaatgtgcgtggatgtagtgcggatgacaagaaacagatgattgctgatgttatgaatgaaaagaagttggatgtcctggccctaagcgaaacaaagctgaagggggtaggggagtttcagtggggggaaataaatgggattaaatctggagtatctgagagagttagagcaaaggaaggggtagcagtaatgttaaatgatcagttatggaaggagaaaagagaatatgaatgtgtaaattcaagaattatgtggattaaagtaaaggttggatgcgaaaagtgggtcataataagcgtgtatgcacctggagaagagaggaatgtagaggagagagagattttgggagatgttaagtgaatgtataggagcctttgaaccaagtgagagagtaattgtagtaggggacctgaatgctaaagtaggagaaacttttagagagggtgtggtaggtaagtttggggtgccaggtgtaaatgataatgggagccctttgattgaactttgtatagaaaggggtttagttataggtaatacatatttgaagaaaaagaggataaataagtatacaagatatgatgtagggtgaaatgacagtagtttgttggattatgtattggtagataaaagactgttgagtagacttcaggatgtacatgtttatagaggggccacagatatatcagatcactttctagttgtagctacactgagagtaaaaggtagatgggatacaaggagaatagaagcatcagggaagagagaggtgaaggtttataaactaaaagaggaggcagttagggtaagatataaacagctattggaggatagatgggctaatgagagcataggcaatggggtcgaagaggtatggggtaggtttaaaaatgtagtgttagagtgttcagcagaagtttgtggttacaggaaagtgggtgcgggagggaagaggagcgattggtggaatgatgatgtaaagagagtagtaagggagaaaaagttagcatatgagaagtttttacaaagtagaagtgatgcaaggagggaagagtatatggagaaaaagagagaggttaagagagtggtgaagcaatgtaaaaagagagcaaatgagagagtgggtgagatgttatcaacaaattttgttgaaaataagaaaaagttttggagtgagattaacaagttaagaaagcctagagaacaaatggatttgtcagttaaaaataggagaggagagttattaaatggagagttagagatattgggaagatggagggaatattttgaggaattgttaaatgttgatgaagatagggaagctgtgatttcgtgtataggacaaggaggaataacgtattgtaggagtgaggaagagccagttgtgagtgtgggggaagttcgtgaggcagtaggtaaaatgtaagggggtaaggcagccaggattgatgggataaagatagaaatgttaaaagcaggtggggatatagttttggagtggttggtgcaattatttaataaatgtatggaagagggtaaggtacctagggattggcagagagcatgcatagttcctttgtataaaggcaaaggggataaaagagagtgcaaaaattatagggggataagtctgctgagtatacctggtaaagtgtatggtagagttattattgaaagaattaagagtaagactgagaataggatagcagatgaacaagaaggctttaggaaaggtagggggtgtgtggaccaggtgtttacagtgaaacatataagtgaacagtatttagataaggctaaagaggtctttgtggcatttatggatttggaaaaggcatatgacaaagtggataggggggcaatgtggcagatgttgcaagtgtatggtgtaggaggtaggttactgaaaacagtgaagagtttttacgaggatagtgaggctcaagttagagtatgtaggaaagagggaaattatttcccagcaaaagtaggccttagacaaggatgtgtgatgtcaccgtggttgtttaatatatttatagatggggttgtaagagaagtaaatgcgagggtcttggcaagaggcgtggagttaaaagataaagaatcacacacaaagtgggagttgtcacagctgctctttgctgatgacactgtgctcttgggagattctgaagagaagttgcagagattggtggatgaatttggtagggtgtgcaaaagaagaaaattaaaggtgaatacaggaaagagtaaggttatgaggataacaaaaagattaggtgatgaaagattgaatatcagattggagggaaagagtatggaggaggtgaatgtattcagatatttgggagtggacgtgtcagcggatgggtctatgaaagatgaggtgaatcatagaattgatgaggggaaaagagtgagtggtgcacttaggagtctgtggagacaaagaactttgtccttggaggcaaagaggggaatgtatgagagtatagttttaccaacgctcttatatgggtgtgaagcatgggtgatgaatgttgcagcgaggagaaggctggaggcagtggagatgtcatgtctgagagcaatgtgtggtgtgaatataatgcagagaattcgtagtttggaagttaggaggaggtgcgggattaccaaaactgttgtccagagggctgaggaagggttgttgaggtggttcggacatgtagagagaatggagcgaaacagaatgacttcaagagtatatcagtctgtagtggaaggaaggcggggtaggggtcggcctaggaaaggttggagggagggggtaaaggaggttttgtgtgcgaggggcttggacttccagcaggcatgcgtgagcgtctttgataggagtgaatggagacaaatggtttttaatacttgacgtgctgttggagtgtgagcaaagtaacatttatgaaggggttcagggaaaccggcaggccggacttgagtcctggagatgggaagtacagtgcctgcactctgaaggaggggtgttaatgttgcagtttaaaaactgtagtgtaaagcacccttctggcaagacagtgatggagtgaatgatggtgaaagtttttctttttcgggccaccctgccttggtgggaatcggccagtgtgataataaaaaaaaaaaaaattttaaattttcttttTGTCCATCATTTTAACTTCATCATTACTTAACACTGCAGGATTTTATTTTCTCCACTCTAATCCTCTCACCTTGAGTTGCATAAACACTCTTGCCCACTTCTATCATCCCATTTTCACTAAACCAAACACTTCTTAAATTTAAGCAATTGTACCCCTTCTTTTTGTTTTCATAAATGTTAGTTCAATTATTACCAAGCTTCCTTTATTAACTTATTCTCTCCTATGCTGTAGACCTAATTCCTTTATTAATCTGTCTTTAAAAGCTTTCCATCTGATTTGTACAAATGCCACATTGACCTCAACACTCCCCAGTATGCATTGTCAAGTTTCTTTCCTAGAAAAATAACTGCAGCATATATTGTACTTGAGGTAtagtaatgtattttttttaacacgtttgctgtttcccacctaggcagggtgacccaaaatgaaagaaaacactttcatcatcattcaatactttcaccatcacttatacataatcactgtctttgcagaggcgctcagatgtGACAGcttaataaattaaaatgtaattgCAGAGGAGAACAGAGAGAGATATACATTTAGCATGACACAGGACTGTCAGGGTTTATCCTCACACAGTACTATGCATAGCCTATTTGTAATGTGACTAGTAGAGAAAGTGGTGCTGTGAATATTTATTATCTTTCAGGGCAGTGTTCGTGCAGAAGATATAGCCATACCAGTACCTCCAGGACGGTGGAGGCTAGGAGTTCCTTGCACACGTACTAAAGCAGTTTTGTTACGTTTCTCCAGTCGTAAAGATAAAAAAGCTGGTGGTGCTGAAAGAAATTCTGAATATTATCGCAAGTATGGCAATCCTAACTTTGGAGGTAAGACTATTGGAAACATCCTACAGTCAGATCTTTATATGCATCACAGTCTTTGATTTTATTTGTTccatattattgtatgtatttGAATTATAAACCCTTTCTcttgagctaaaaaaaaaaaaaaaaagcgagttATTCCCCATGTATTCGTACTATTCTTTAAAGCTAAGTCTATAAAGTTTTTGTTGTTTCAGTAGAATAAAAACAACATGGAACAACTTGGTAAACTATCTCCTGGAAGAAATGTCCATGACATGGTGGCTTCCTCACCCCTATGTGGAACTTGGTTGATTATATAGAAACGTGATAATTTATTTATATCAAGTTACAGTATATATTTATTCTCTTACTAAATCTTTTATTGTTATTCATAATTTTTAGCTATGAAGgtatgattaaccctttcagggtttcggacgtactagtacggcttacgcaccagggtttttgacgtactagtacgtctaaattctagcgccctcaagtctagtgagagaaagctggtaggcctacatgtgaaagaatgggtctatgtggtcagtgtgcgcagtataaaaaaaatcctgcagcacacagtgcgtaatgagaaaaaaaactttgaccgtgtttttggattaaaaccgaatttgcactgtatttttgtatggtatttattgttgtattctagttttcctggtctcattttatggaatggaagacatattacagaaatagagatgattttgactggttttacaatgaaaagtaccttgaaattgagctcaaagtagcagaaatgttcgatttttaccaaagttcaaaagtaaacaaattatgcTAAGCgtacaatacacgtcaactggtgagtctaatattctttcacaagtgcgccaatattatttataccatttctacactaatgcagtagtctgcataacagtaaatctatttttttttgtgagaataaaacttcaaagtggaaagcaaaagaatgtaagaggggcgtagGGATGTGACTAGcgaacagaggaaatgctattttagtgccaggaaattggcatcttttgaaatttgtgtgaaattggcaaaattgctaaattctgatcactgtattggatagttgaaattggtaaatgggtggtttcttgtactcatttgatagaaaaaatggagttctagcgaagtagttatgatttttgtcgactagtacattggaattggccgaaaatagggctcaaagtgggtaaaatcgccgatgcgtaaacattgtcgagaccgctaacttcatgagagcataattctgtaagctttccatcaaatttcatacttgtagtgtcattatgatcgggaaaagattctctgtattttcatgagaaaaaaataatttttttttttgaaatttgggcgaccttgagaacaagtctcggagagggcctggcgaccctgaaagggttaagagagtGGAGGAGTTTTGGtgatggtttgatcatttagaaaggatggagagaAATAGAATGAATAGAAGAGTGCATAAATTCAGGTTGGATGGAAGTAGGGGTAGGAGTCATCCCGGGAAGGATTAGAGGGAGGATGTGATGGGGGTTTAAAGTTGTTAGGGCTTGAGCATTCAGCAGGTGTTTGAGAACATCTTAGTGTTTTGTGAGTGAAGACAAGTAGCTTTATAATTTGCTATTCTGTTGGAGTGGGAGCAAAGTAGTATTTTTGAAGTAGTTCAAGGAAACTGGTAAACTGGACTCgagccctggaggtgagaagtacagtactgtgttagcgCACTGAAGGAGGGTTCTTATAGATTtggagggtcatttgaattgtgatgtctgcacacCTCTGTGTAGACATCTTAGTTTTCTTTTGTAGGGTATTCTGCCTTGGTGACAGATGGCCAATGTGgtaaaaataaaacaataatttttttttggcaAACCGGCTATAtcccaaggcagagtgacctaataagaaaaatgaaagtttttctgttTAGGTTACTCTGCCttaaaaatttttctttttaaatttagtaatttatgcagaaggggttactagccccttgctcctggtgttttagttgcctcttatgacacagaggaagaattctgttctacttccccatggagataagctgataataataaattatagacatcacaattcaaatgtttgttattgttgttgttcacaattcaaatgaccctctgaatTTCAACATTCCCAGCTTCTCTTTAGagtcatgaaatcgtaatgacacgattgcgaacaaaccataccacgggtggggtttgagccctcagtcagagagtctcaaaactccagaccgtggctaacgtgatggtctggagttttgagactctctgaccgcgggttcaaaccccacctgtggtatggtttctccttagagtgcaggtactgtttTTTTCCTCCTTGACTCAAGTCTGGTAAACATATATCTCACACAATTACCAAGAGACATTCAgcattttttattatatttcgTTAAATGAACTTAAAGTAAATATTTCAAACCATTTTAAAATTGCTTTTATTGTTATGGCTTCCTAATTGATGCTTCCTTTTtagtatatctttttttttttcttcaacaagtcggccgtctcccaccgaggcagggtgacccaaaaagaaagaaaatcccaaaaaagaaaatactttcatcatcattcaacactttcacctcactcacacataatcactgtttttgcagaggtttttgcagtggctagctggtccagtggctaacacgacggtctggagttttgagactctgatcgcgggttctatccccgtctgtggtatggtttgaatACGTTTTATAATTgtcgccgttgcccagcggtgagaggagcgactctcattgctgaggtccagggaATAAACCCTGgactttaatataaaaaaaaattataggtagtaggttggtagacagcaaccacccagggaggtactatcatcctgccaagtgagtgtaaaacgaaagcctgtaattgttttacatgatggtaggattgctggtgtttttttgtgtctcataaatatgcaagattacaggcacgtcttgctacttctacgtgcacttaggtcacactacacatacatgtacacatttatttatacactctcatccgagttttctttgatttttatcttaatagttcttggtcttattacttttccttttatatccatggggaagtggaataagaatctttcctccgtaagccatgcgtgttgtaaaagtcaactaaaatgccggaaacaatgggctagtaaccccttttcctgtaaagattacttaGTATATCTTATTATCTTTAATGGCTGTTAAAGTTTTGATGGAAAATTTGCAGTGAAAGATTTTTTTCTTTTCAGGCATCAAAGGACTTCTCAGCGAAAGTGGTAGAAAACGAATGCATGAAGCAAGGAGAAGAAGAGAGCATGATGAAACCTTGAGATGGGATGTAGATGGACAGAAAATTGAGGAGGGACCCAAGAACCCTTGGGGAGCACTTGCCCTAAACTGGGGACGTAAAGAAAGTCAGGAAGATGACAGATTTGACTATCAAGCTTTACTACGGCAACATCAGAAACGAGGTATTGGAATCAGTTTTGTGAAGAAAAACCTGCTTGATAATTCATGAGAATACATGTGTTTACTCGCATACTGTATCTTGACATTTAAATAGGTAAATGATGCTTATTAGTGAAACTTGTGTATATGCTTATCAACAGGCATACCTTAACTGTTCATGCTAAATGACTCCTTTTCCATAAGTTGTGAAAGAGGCTTCAAAATTATTAATGTTAGGTATTATCTCTATAGGGTTTATGGATTTGCTTATTGGGAAGGCTTTAGGGAAATTTATGATAGTGAATTGTAATTTACTTGTAAATTGGGCACTTCATTTATGTATATAGCACTTTGGCCATTGCCCCTCAGGTAAGTGTGACTCAAAAAAAGGGAAATTTTCACCATCAGTTATTCAATAGCTGTTTTGTACATGCATCATAATTTATATATGCCTCCtgctgcagcatccccaaccatacttcaaagtacaggcactgtactttccagaATGTACCACTGAATACCAGTGACCACTTGCCACTACTCACTCCGACCTAACTTGTTCACATGTGCCGGCTTAAGCCCATTCCACTTAAAATTTTTTACACTTTTTCCAACTCTTTCTAGAATGTCCTCTATATATTCCATCCTCTCCATATTTATAACTCCCTCTTTGTTCATCTGTCTTGCTTCATCCTTTTTAAATGACCAATCATCTGAACAATAAACCCTCTGGTAAAAATGGTATTTGATACCTAGAAGTAGCTGGAAAAAGACAAAAATGAAAACAATAGGGCTTTATTAGGACTGTGTTAGTCCTAGGATCCTGGTCACTTCAAATGTAATGATCATTTGGAGTAACCAAGATAGATCCCTGGACTGAAATTTTTCcaataaaatgatttactgtttgCATTTTTTCCAGTCTCTGCTGATTATACCTTTCATTCCACCACACTATCTTCTAATTTCTTCATTTattattctctgtataatatactCCACCACACATTGATCACATATTCGAAGCCTTCAGCCTTTTTTTCTGTAGCAGTGCCTCACACCCATGTAAAATTATTGGAACTAGTAGAATCTGGTCCATTACCCTATTTTGCATCTCTTGATTAACCTTCTGGCCTCCCCATCCCCATCTATTCTGTAATTCATCTCATCTTTTACATAACACCTGCCAATATGtctgctcccaaatatctgaatacattcacttcctccagtcTGGCATCTATTCTTACATTGCTAAGACATTTTCTTGTTCTCATTACCTTACTTTTCTCGATGTttacttttaacttccttcttttatgTACCCTACCAATTTCCCACAATTATTGCAACTTCTCATGTGAACTGCCCAAAAGCActctcatcagcaaagagcagctgcaACAACTCCCACTTCATATCAGGATTAGATGATTTTTAGCACCCAGTTCTTAGTGAAAATATGGTGATCTTTGCTATCTCATCTTATCTAAAACTTGTGCTTGATGTGTAGTAATTTCTTTTTTCCCTTTTATATTGCCAATAATTTTACATTTAACATTAATTTGtgcttaatttaaaaaaaaaaattatgtatgtgAATATCTAAGTTCAGTGGTGCCTCGAATTTTGAACAGCTCCCatctcgaacaattatgtaagtgtatttttgtaagtgcttttgtatgtgtatttttgggggtctgaaacggactaatctaattcacattattccttatgggagcaaattcgttcggtaacagcacttgaacagccttctggaccaaatTAAGACCGAtatttggggttccactgtacttttacttacgcttaggtcacactacacatgcatgtacacgtaCATATACACAATCATCTGagctttctttgattttatcttaatagttcttgttcttattacttttcctttcacatctatgggaaagtggaataagaatctttcatccgtaagccatgcgtgttgtaaaagtcgactaaaatgccaggagcaatgggctagtaaccccttttcccatatAACATTAATTTGTGTTTAATTGTTTTCAAAGATATATACATGGAGAAATGTATGGCTCTCCATATATATATTTGCCAAAAGCTTACTTTAATTGCTAAAATTGggtttaaagtattcttgactagtggtgaAGAGGTTACatgtaaccttaatgacccttgtgtggtAGTTCATAGGTTATAAACCTCATTAACCTGACTGTCATAAAACTTTCAGTACCTGGAATGAAGAGAAAGAGAGCGTATAGTGACTGTGAGGATGAAGACATGGTTGATGGTGAGGAGGATATAGAAGATTTGCAGTGTGGAAGTAATGATGATTATCAAGGAAGTGACGACAGTGATGATATTGTGCCGTGGAAGAGCAAAATTAaggtttttttatttatattttttcacAAATGAAAACATTTTAGATACAAAAACATACATACTTTCCTTACAGCTTTTGATAAATTGTGCTTTAAACTGAATTTGCATAAATAATAAACCTTAAATTTAATTTTGTATTGTGTTTTCAGTGATAAACAATCAAATTATTTTTGTTAACTTGTTAAAAAATGTACAAAAAAGTTGTATTTCAGTTTCCTCGGATGAAAATGTATGCTGATGCTGAACAGA includes the following:
- the LOC128703164 gene encoding nuclear cap-binding protein subunit 3 isoform X2; translation: MAGLEGSRVGFTNLKIEVPNDLQPEEGELTDDEGDARMEEDELEEGEASEDEVEVNVIIRDGDAGGEAIPPKQPAKHSWPEKKYENRSGGGFVSGIYEVSNKVLSERARRFGVSDAPKSAPTPEAIAKLYKSLDVKDEDFARGRYRADALIMRGTEDLSTKDVFEYFQAYAPASIEWINDSSCNVVWLDAAGPVRALIGLSCPILPREADLKKSRHTFKSRNGQKSQDSGGNKLSDDGGTPKIKIKKEKKDKSKKKKINNKDGHSSSSSSSDSSSSSESDDENSSDSSSSSSSSSSSSSGGNSSGDSSSSSSSDSNSSENETENVKEKTRKKKKKVKVKIETMDQDTTEPNKEAIEEGSVRAEDIAIPVPPGRWRLGVPCTRTKAVLLRFSSRKDKKAGGAERNSEYYRKYGNPNFGGIKGLLSESGRKRMHEARRRREHDETLRWDVDGQKIEEGPKNPWGALALNWGRKESQEDDRFDYQALLRQHQKRVPGMKRKRAYSDCEDEDMVDGEEDIEDLQCGSNDDYQGSDDSDDIVPWKSKIKFPRMKMYADAEQKRKKQKKSGDLWNRLSGSRVRSSGGVQDRLSYMGTTKGQSVRSRLDLRSKLSSKKKVGPMSVEVDNDHYYRLIASDDD
- the LOC128703164 gene encoding nuclear cap-binding protein subunit 3 isoform X3 is translated as MAGLEGSRVGFTNLKIEVPNDLQPEEGELTDDEGDARMEEDELEEGEASEDEVEVNVIIRDGDAGGEAIPPKQPVSNKVLSERARRFGVSDAPKSAPTPEAIAKLYKSLDVKDEDFARGRYRADALIMRGTEDLSTKDVFEYFQAYAPASIEWINDSSCNVVWLDAAGPVRALIGLSCPILPREADLKKSRHTFKSRNGQKSQDSGGNKLSDDGGTPKIKIKKEKKDKSKKKKINNKDGHSSSSSSSDSSSSSESDDENSSDSSSSSSSSSSSSSGGNSSGDSSSSSSSDSNSSENETENVKEKTRKKKKKVKVKIETMDQDTTEPNKEAIEEGSVRAEDIAIPVPPGRWRLGVPCTRTKAVLLRFSSRKDKKAGGAERNSEYYRKYGNPNFGGIKGLLSESGRKRMHEARRRREHDETLRWDVDGQKIEEGPKNPWGALALNWGRKESQEDDRFDYQALLRQHQKRVPGMKRKRAYSDCEDEDMVDGEEDIEDLQCGSNDDYQGSDDSDDIVPWKSKIKFPRMKMYADAEQKRKKQKKSGDLWNRLSGSRVRSSGGVQDRLSYMGTTKGQSVRSRLDLRSKLSSKKKVGPMSVEVDNDHYYRLIASDDD